AGGACCTCACCGTTCAAGCCGAATTGTGCATCATGGCAGGGGCAGGTGTAGGCTGCCACTTCTTCATTCCAGTTGACGCGGCAACTCAGATGCGTGCAGACATTGGAATAGACGTTCAACGCGCTTTCCGATTTGCGTACCACAAAAACGCCGTAGCTATTGGTGGTTTGCTCCCACCCGTTGACTTTGGTGCGAGTAAAGCTGAATAATTTCGGACTGCCAATGGGATACGAATCGAGCGCACCGAGAGATACCCAATCGTCAATTTCTGTGGCTTTTAGCGCTGGTGAGATCACATACCCGATAATGGGAATGCCGACCATCGCGCCCATAATAGACCCCAGGAAAGACATGACGATTTTGGTGAAATCACGACGGCTGAGATTAGGAGATGAACTCTTTTTTGCCATGCGTACCTCCTCTGTAAAAAATAATGAATAGCGAATGATAAACAGCGAATAATGCATGACGGCGCTCGTCATTCATCATTCGCTAGGCTTCTCATTCCTCAGATTAGTATTATAAAACAGAAGAATTGGAAATGTTGAGGATACATGGGACTAACAAACCATGAAGTCTGTCACTTTTACGAATGTATGAAAATGCGGAATAATAGAGGTAAGTTCTCCAATTCAAAAGCGAGAAGCTATTTCTGGGTTATGCTTACTAAGATACAAAGGCTCGAAGATCTATAAATCCTTTGTGTCTTTTTGTCGCTTGTACCCTTCAGGGTATTGTTATAGATTATTTTTAACGCTCAAGAGGAGGCTCTTATGGCGCTTGATCGGAAAGTAGGTTTTCTGGACGGAGTGCGGTACAAAGGGGGCGGCCCGATGCTGGCCTGGGCGCTGCACCGTATATCCGGGCTGGGTATGATAATTTTTATCAGCCTGCATGTCGTGGCTTCTTTTTTCACGCAGCAAATGGGCAGCGATTGGGCAATAAATATTAATATTATCTACGAATCGCCGTATTTTCAATTATTGATCGTTTTCACGGTGTTATTCCACGGCTTGAACGGGATGCGCATCATCATCCTTGATCTGTGGCCTAAAATGCTGCGTTATCAGCGTGAAATGACCTGGCTGCAATGGTTGATCTTTGTCCCCATCTACAGCCTGACCATTTTTATCATGCTGCAGCGCGTTTTGGCTGGCGGGTAATTTCTTACCACAGAGACACGGAGATCACAGAGAATTTCTCTATTTATTTTGTGTCACCGTGGTGAATTTTTGATTTTATGGAGTTGACTATGCAAACAAAGAAAATTCCTCATCCCGGATGGAATCTGGAATATATGATGTGGATGTTCACGCGCCTCTCGGGGTTGGCCTTCTTTTTCCTGGCGATTACTGGTATGGCGGCGGCCCTGGTAATGGGCGCGCGCAACCAGATGGATTTGGGCACCCTCATGCGTTGGACGTTTTTCCCTAACCCAAACCATGTGCTGGATAGCAATATCCCCAATGTGGATATTTGGGCCAATGGTTTCTGGCAGATTATGCAAATGCTGGTGATCTTCTTCGGTGGTACGCACGGTCTCAACGGCTTGCGCGTGGTCATCGAAGACTACACATCGCGTCCGGCCTGGCAGATCATTACCCGTCTGGTTTTCTTCGTGCTGTGGGTTTTCATGATCCTGGCAGCCGTTTACGTTATCCTGGCTTCCTAGCCTCAGTTGAGAATGATTGAACTGACAGTTTATAAAGATGCTCGAGTCTAATCACGAATGGGTACGAATTTACCGAATTTCACGAATAAAAATTATGCTTTGCCTACCTTATTAAGAATAGTCGTGTCATTTGTGCTATTCGCGATACAAACGGCCGGGTTTCTAGTGGAGAATTGAACTTATGAAACATCATCAATACGAAGTCGTCATCGTTGGCGGTGGTGGGGCAGGGCTAATGGCAGCCCTATATGCTTCCAAAGGAGCTAGCACTGCGGTCATCAGTAAACTGTATCCCACGCGTTCCCATACCGGGGCTGCGCAGGGTGGCGTCGGCGCGGCTTTAGGCAACGCCGAAGAAGATAACGCCGAGTGGCATACCTACGATACCGTCAAAGGCAGCGATTACCTGGGCGATCAGGATTCCATCGAATTTATGTGCAAAGCGGCTCCCGAAGTGGTCTACGAACTCGAACACATGGGGCTGCCCTTTTCACGCAACGAAGACGGCACCATCGCACAACGCCCCTTTGGCGGACACACCAACAACAATACCGGTAAACCGGTCACACGCGCCTGCTATGCCGCCGACCGCACGGGTCACATGATTTTGCAGACGCTGTACCAACAGTGTATCAAGAACAAAGTTAATTTCTACGATGAATACCATGTTGTCGATTTACTAATGTCGAATGGGGTCGCCGCTGGCGTGGTAGCTCTTGAATTGGCAACCGGCGAGCTGCATGTATTCCATGCCAAAGCGGTGATTTTCGCCACCGGCGGGCATGGCCGCGTGTGGGAGATCACCTCCAATGCGTATGCCTACACCGGCGATGGCGTTGCAATCACTCTGCGGCGCGGCATTCCCGCCGAAGATATGGAATTCTTCCAGTTCCACCCCACAGGCATCTATCGCATGGGCATCCTCATCACCGAGGGCGTGCGCGGCGAAGGCGGCGTTCTGCTTAATGGTGATGGCGAGCGTTTCATGGAACGCTACGCGCCCACCGTCAAAGACCTGGCCTCGCGGGATGTCGTCAGCCGGGCCATGTATCTGGAAATGAAGGCCGGCCGCGGCATCAACGGCAAACGCTATTTATACCTGGATGTCACCCCCGATCTGGTCAATCACTATGCCTCGCTCGATGGGCGCACACGCCCCGACGGACGGCCTTATGTGACTTCGGCGGAGGAAATTCTCGGCAAATTGCCCGACATCATCGATTTTTGCCACACCTACCTCGGAGTTGATCCTGTCACCCAGCCCATGCCAGTGCAGCCCACGGCGCACTATGCCATGGGCGGCATCCCCACCAATATGCGCACCGAAGTGGTGATTGACGCCAAAAATGAGGTGTTGCCCGGCGTTTATGCGGCTGGCGAAGTAGCCTGCGTTTCGGTGCATGGCGCCAATCGTCTGGGCACCAACTCTCTGCTAGATTTGATCGTCTTTGGGCGTGAGGCCGGTGTTCGGGCCGCAGAATTCGCTCAGGGTGCAGATTTCCAGCCCCTTCCTGAGAATCCTGTCGATTTTATCCGCGCTCAATTTGACGCTCTGCGCAACGGCAGCGGATCCGAAAAAGCCGCCGATATTGCCAAAGAGATGAAAGAAGTTATGTTCGACCATGTGGGTGTATTCCGCGTGGAAGAAGGCATGCAGCAGGCGGTTGAGAAGATTCGCGAACTCCAAGAGCGTTTCAAAAATGTGAGCATCAATGATACTGGCAAACTTTATAACACTGAATTGTTGAACACGTGGGAGTTGAGTAACCTGCTCGATCTGGCCGAAGTGACCGCAGTTTCGGCCCTGGCCCGCAAGGAGAGCCGTGGCGCGCACGCCCGTGATGATTACCCCGACCGCGACGATAGAAAATGGTTGAAGCACACGCTGGCCTGGCTGGAAGATGGTAAAGTCAAGCTGGGTTACAAGCCGGTTGTAAAGACAAAATACGAACCGAAGAAGCGCGTGTATTAGGAGCGATGACCATGCAAGTAAAACTAAAAATCTTCCGTTACGATCCTGAAAACGATAAGAAACCGCACTTCGATAAATTTACCGTAGAAGCGGAACCGACGGACCGTGTACTCGATTTGCTGGAGTACATCAAGGATTATCAAGATGGAACCCTGGCCTATCGTCGCTCCTGTGCGCATGGGGTTTGTGGCTCCGATGCGATGCGGATTAATGGTGTCAATCGTTTGGCCTGCAAGGTGCTGGTTCAGGATGTAGGCACAACCCTCAAGGTTGAACCGATTTTGGGCTTACCAGTGCAGCGTGATCTCATCGTGGATATGGAGCCATTTTTCGATCATTATAAATCTGTGATCCCCTATTTTGTCGGGTCTGAAGAAATGCCCCAAAAGGAACAGCTCCAAAGCCCTGAAGATCGCGAACGCTTTGACGACACCACCAAGTGCATTTTATGCGGGGCCTGCACTACATCGTGTCCGTCGTTCTGGGCTAATGGCAGCTATGTTGGCCCGGCGGCGATTGTCAACGCGCATCGTTTCATTTTCGATAGCCGTGATCAGGCTGCGGTGGAACGACTTAAGATTCTAAACGATCAATTTGGTGTTTATCGCTGCCATACGATCTTCAATTGCACCGATGCCTGCCCGCGTGAAATTCAGGTTACACAAGCGGTTGGCGAAGTCAAGAAAGCTATCGCCACTGCCCGCCTGGATTAGTTTAGCTTTTTTAAATAATCGTCTAAAAAGCGTATGGAGATGGCACTGCCGCCCATACGCTTTTTAGACGATTGCGTTGGCGTGGTAATGCCTCCGCCCCCACATCTTCACGGCGATTCCCAAAGAGCCAGTAGAAAATCAGTTATAATCTGGTTCCTTGATAGTGCTTTGGCCCCCAACAGGTTAGCTATGGATCTAAGAGCCGAATTTACCCGCCCCCCGAATATCCTGATTGCGGATGATGATTGGTTTATCCGCGATGTACTTACGAACTACCTTACTAGCGCGGGGTGTCGGGTGCAAACCTGTGCCGATGGGGTTGAGGCCTGGGAAGCCGCCCAAGAGTCGCCGCCCGATTTGGTCTTGCTGGATATCCGTATGCCGCTTATGGATGGCCTGACCGTCTGTCGGCGTATCAAGAGCGAAACCCCAACCCAATTTATCCCGGTGGTGATCGTTACCGCACTGGATTCGCAAGATGAAGAACTGAAAGCGATTGAAGCGGGTGCCGACGATTTCATCACCAAGCCATTTAGTTCGATTATTTTGCTCACGCGCGTACGTTCGTTATTGCGCCTCAAGCGTCTGCACGATGATTTGGAAAGTCGCAACGTATTACTGAGCCAGGTACTCAATCGCTATGTTGATCAGGAAATCACTGATGTCATTCTGACCGACCCGGAGCGGCATCTGAAACTCGGGGGTGAAACCAGGCCAGTGACGGTGCTATTTGCCGATTTGCGCCACTTTACACAATTTAGCGCCTCGCACTCTGCGCCTCAGGTTGTTGATATTCTAAATCTGGTTTTCACTGAATTGGTAGAAATCGTGATGGGTAATCACGGCACATTTGACAAGTTCCTGGGGGACGCGATTATGGCCTTCTATGGCGCACCCCTCAGCGGCGATGATGACGCGGAACGCGCCTTGCGCTCGGCCCTGGAAATGCAGCAGCGCTTCAAGCAATTGCAAGCCGAAACGCCCGATCAGTTGCTTATGTCTCTGGACCTGGGGGTGGGTATCCATTCCGGCGAAGTGATTGTTGGCAATATCGGCTCTGAACGGGTGATGGACTATACTGTCATTGGTGACCCTGTCAATGTGGCGCGGCGCTTGCAAGAAACCGCTGAAGGTGGGCAAGTTCTGATTAGCGGTGAAACCAAACGTCAGGTAGACAATGCTCAAGTTGAGTATTTGGGTGAAAAGCTGCTTCATGGTCGTGATGCCCCGGTAGAAGTGTTCGCGTTGCAAGCCTTATAAGACGAAAGCGCGGCTTGCTGCCTGATAACCCCAATGCTATAATTTTTCTACTAGCCCTGGTAGCTCAATAGGATAGAGCAAGGCTCTCCTAAAGCCTAGGTTGTGGGTTCGACTCCCGCCCAGGGCATTCCCGTGTTTCGAGAGCAAAAAGGAGGAACCATGCTTACCGGTAAAGGCTTCTTCATCTCGGATATTGCCCAATGTGAGGGAGGCAACCCGCAGGCGATTGCCGAGCGGGCACATCAGGCTGGTTTGAGTTACGTTGTGATCAAAATTGCCGAAGGGATCATCCCGGCCAATTTTGCGACCGCTTCTGAGAATAATCCCATCCAGGCTTTGCGCAAGCGTTTGACACAACACGCCATTCAGCTTTGGGGTTGGCAACGCGTCTTTGGTGCTGATCCCGTGGCCGAAGGCCGCTT
The window above is part of the Chloroflexota bacterium genome. Proteins encoded here:
- a CDS encoding ubiquinol-cytochrome c reductase iron-sulfur subunit; amino-acid sequence: MAKKSSSPNLSRRDFTKIVMSFLGSIMGAMVGIPIIGYVISPALKATEIDDWVSLGALDSYPIGSPKLFSFTRTKVNGWEQTTNSYGVFVVRKSESALNVYSNVCTHLSCRVNWNEEVAAYTCPCHDAQFGLNGEVLYGPPPRPMDEYEYTIEDGNILIHLTEA
- a CDS encoding succinate dehydrogenase flavoprotein subunit: MKHHQYEVVIVGGGGAGLMAALYASKGASTAVISKLYPTRSHTGAAQGGVGAALGNAEEDNAEWHTYDTVKGSDYLGDQDSIEFMCKAAPEVVYELEHMGLPFSRNEDGTIAQRPFGGHTNNNTGKPVTRACYAADRTGHMILQTLYQQCIKNKVNFYDEYHVVDLLMSNGVAAGVVALELATGELHVFHAKAVIFATGGHGRVWEITSNAYAYTGDGVAITLRRGIPAEDMEFFQFHPTGIYRMGILITEGVRGEGGVLLNGDGERFMERYAPTVKDLASRDVVSRAMYLEMKAGRGINGKRYLYLDVTPDLVNHYASLDGRTRPDGRPYVTSAEEILGKLPDIIDFCHTYLGVDPVTQPMPVQPTAHYAMGGIPTNMRTEVVIDAKNEVLPGVYAAGEVACVSVHGANRLGTNSLLDLIVFGREAGVRAAEFAQGADFQPLPENPVDFIRAQFDALRNGSGSEKAADIAKEMKEVMFDHVGVFRVEEGMQQAVEKIRELQERFKNVSINDTGKLYNTELLNTWELSNLLDLAEVTAVSALARKESRGAHARDDYPDRDDRKWLKHTLAWLEDGKVKLGYKPVVKTKYEPKKRVY
- a CDS encoding succinate dehydrogenase iron-sulfur subunit gives rise to the protein MQVKLKIFRYDPENDKKPHFDKFTVEAEPTDRVLDLLEYIKDYQDGTLAYRRSCAHGVCGSDAMRINGVNRLACKVLVQDVGTTLKVEPILGLPVQRDLIVDMEPFFDHYKSVIPYFVGSEEMPQKEQLQSPEDRERFDDTTKCILCGACTTSCPSFWANGSYVGPAAIVNAHRFIFDSRDQAAVERLKILNDQFGVYRCHTIFNCTDACPREIQVTQAVGEVKKAIATARLD
- a CDS encoding response regulator, with product MDLRAEFTRPPNILIADDDWFIRDVLTNYLTSAGCRVQTCADGVEAWEAAQESPPDLVLLDIRMPLMDGLTVCRRIKSETPTQFIPVVIVTALDSQDEELKAIEAGADDFITKPFSSIILLTRVRSLLRLKRLHDDLESRNVLLSQVLNRYVDQEITDVILTDPERHLKLGGETRPVTVLFADLRHFTQFSASHSAPQVVDILNLVFTELVEIVMGNHGTFDKFLGDAIMAFYGAPLSGDDDAERALRSALEMQQRFKQLQAETPDQLLMSLDLGVGIHSGEVIVGNIGSERVMDYTVIGDPVNVARRLQETAEGGQVLISGETKRQVDNAQVEYLGEKLLHGRDAPVEVFALQAL